In Maniola hyperantus chromosome 20, iAphHyp1.2, whole genome shotgun sequence, the following are encoded in one genomic region:
- the wech gene encoding protein wech, whose protein sequence is MTSFANMTQSLAASLPATTSAAGSSHSSNEPEDPVAMSHILCNLLENMNKPSSQTTAASTSSTIPYDIWAVPSCSSLQNASLPSIREYTVFNNNNQSHSKEDNSSGSPGTSSSVSITCYRCEERTPTTRCLECNDLFCHECCHKVTSDCQLRDHTLLPIHQISPIGARPNSVTNDKEIMYCELHGDPVRFYCEACIIFICQECTLWVHKDHCYSPIKGALDMCRIGVFRAIEDTKTGTKAIKTAIDRAVAMSKSYEKETAEANMKIRKAMRCFAQAIEDREKYLLDKVEKMRQAKMNELTDHMNTLRGILAGLAHTNETLVRSMDSEGIDLFMAKEKGRSQVDYFSCMFKNMYMTEERIMFIPPNYDLVDQIKRQCDVQSAPANAMHTLSSSSSLQSRQSLLHSLQAAQTFPPLSYQMSASSSLRSLPDYTSHTRSTNYYDHSISSSISMDSNPARGIGQAIPGYWMSVSVKPTRSPVSGVPMFSFGREGQDEGQVSRPWGLCVDREGNIIVADRRNNRIQIFNGRGEFRTMFGSKGTGPGEFDLPAGITTDTYGRIIVIDKDNHRVQIFTSSGNFILKFGSFGKECGQFQYPWDVAVNTLGNIVVTDTRNHRIQLFTSDGTYITKFVFEGANPAKMLKGPTTPRGVCFTTSGNIIVSDFENHRLLMVDPTLSKVLHCVGREGSGIGELNRPSGIVTDDDGRIIVADSKNHRVLVFTSELRILWAVDLKSPGLDDKDRPSDVALTPEGFLVVLFETLPDTARDITSHGKQYIKVY, encoded by the coding sequence ATGACGTCGTTCGCAAACATGACGCAGTCGCTGGCGGCGAGCCTGCCCGCCACCACATCGGCCGCGGGCTCCAGCCACAGCTCCAACGAGCCGGAGGACCCCGTCGCCATGTCGCACATCCTCTGCAATCTCCTCGAGAACATGAACAAACCGTCGAGTCAGACGACTGCCGCTTCCACCTCATCCACAATACCGTACGACATCTGGGCTGTACCCTCTTGCAGCTCGTTACAAAACGCCTCCTTGCCTAGCATCCGTGAGTACacagtttttaataataacaatcaAAGCCATTCAAAGGAGGACAACTCGAGCGGATCTCCAGGCACTTCTTCCTCCGTTTCCATCACCTGCTACCGCTGTGAAGAACGCACCCCGACTACGCGTTGTTTGGAATGTAACGATCTCTTTTGTCATGAATGTTGTCACAAAGTCACTTCTGATTGTCAACTGAGAGATCACACGTTGTTGCCTATCCATCAAATCTCACCTATAGGTGCTAGACCTAACTCTGTAACCAACGACAAGGAAATCATGTACTGCGAGCTGCACGGCGACCCCGTCAGATTCTACTGCGAAGCGTGTATAATATTTATCTGCCAAGAGTGTACGCTGTGGGTTCATAAAGATCACTGCTATTCGCCAATTAAAGGTGCGTTAGATATGTGTAGAATTGGCGTTTTTAGAGCGATAGAAGACACCAAAACCGGCACGAAAGCTATTAAAACTGCAATAGATCGTGCTGTAGCTATGTCGAAATCTTATGAAAAGGAAACAGCGGAAGCTAATATGAAAATACGAAAAGCTATGCGATGTTTTGCGCAAGCTATCGAGGATCGTGAAAAGTATCTGTTAGATAAAGTAGAAAAAATGCGCCAAGCTAAGATGAATGAACTAACAGACCATATGAATACTCTTCGTGGTATTCTGGCTGGATTGGCGCATACTAATGAGACATTAGTGCGCAGTATGGACTCCGAGGGCATTGATTTATTTATGGCCAAGGAAAAAGGAAGATCCCAAGTCGATTATTTTTCTTGTATGTTTAAGAATATGTACATGACTGAAGAGCGTATTATGTTTATACCTCCAAACTATGATTTAGTTGACCAGATAAAAAGGCAATGTGATGTCCAATCTGCTCCTGCAAACGCAATGCACACATTGAGTTCGTCTTCATCTCTACAATCGAGACAGTCTTTACTACACTCCTTGCAGGCAGCTCAAACGTTTCCGCCGTTATCTTATCAAATGTCTGCTTCTAGTAGCTTACGATCATTACCAGACTACACGAGCCACACACGATCTACGAACTATTACGATCACAGTATCTCGTCTAGCATATCTATGGATTCAAACCCAGCACGTGGTATTGGTCAAGCGATACCAGGATATTGGATGTCAGTTTCGGTGAAGCCCACTAGAAGTCCGGTATCTGGTGTGCCAATGTTTTCATTTGGGAGAGAAGGTCAGGACGAAGGACAGGTTTCTAGACCCTGGGGTTTGTGTGTAGACAGAGAAGGAAACATAATTGTTGCGGACAGAAGAAATAATCGGATACAGATATTTAACGGTCGTGGAGAATTCAGAACCATGTTTGGTTCTAAAGGAACAGGACCAGGAGAATTCGATCTTCCTGCAGGTATAACGACCGACACTTATGGACGCATCATTGTTATCGACAAGGACAATCACAGGGTTCAAATATTTACCTCTTCTGGGAATTTCATTTTAAAGTTTGGCTCCTTCGGTAAGGAATGTGGTCAGTTCCAATATCCGTGGGATGTAGCTGTCAATACTTTAGGCAATATCGTGGTGACTGACACTCGTAATCATCGCATCCAGTTATTCACTAGTGACGGTACTTACATAACAAAATTTGTTTTCGAAGGAGCTAATCCCGCTAAAATGCTTAAAGGACCGACAACTCCTAGAGGTGTATGTTTTACTACTTCAGGAAATATAATTGTATCAGATTTTGAAAATCATCGCTTGCTAATGGTCGATCCGACGCTTTCAAAGGTTTTGCATTGCGTGGGTCGCGAAGGATCAGGAATCGGTGAACTAAATCGACCGTCGGGAATCGTGACTGATGACGACGGTAGAATTATTGTGGCAGATTCTAAAAACCACCGCGTGCTAGTATTCACATCAGAGTTGCGTATTTTATGGGCTGTAGATTTGAAGAGTCCCGGTCTCGATGATAAAGATCGACCTAGCGACGTAGCTTTAACTCCCGAAGGGTTTCTCGTAGTATTGTTTGAAACTTTACCTGATACCGCCCGCGACATCACTTCTCACGGCAAACAATACATTAAAGTATATTGA
- the dpa gene encoding DNA replication licensing factor MCM4: protein MSTPSKRPSSRASSEAATPSRRTRSSQQLVVPETPQRSTGTPQDGTPRTPQRTPGTPIRQAPGTSPTRPLPSSPFGTDIDMSSPLNYGTPSSLSTPRSLLRGAMTPSRQRADLRGHQSGPNVPAPTPSRGATTNEPEPSSEPQLVVWGTDVAIAECREKFTKFIQRFIEPTADTTEPLYEIKLDEIHTLEEPFLDLDCEHVKIFDSKLHRQLVCYPQEVIPAFDAAVNELFFDKYPAAVLEHQIQVRPFNAPQRNMRDLNPEDIDQLVTISGMVIRTSGIVPEMREAYFKCAVCGAAAAGELERGRVPEPAHCSHCNTAHSFQLIHNRSHFSDKQLVKLQEAPDDMPAGRTPATVSVMAHGALVEKVGAGERVAITGVFRAAPATVNPRRATLKALHRTHLDALHYKKTHSERLLETEEGKEHQFPPERIELFKALSSQPDCYERLARAIAPSIYENLDIKKGALLQLLGGTKKNFNVAGRTHFRSEINILLCGDPGTSKSQLLRWVHALVPRAQYTSGRGSSAVGLTAYVTKDPDTRQLVLQTGALVLADNGICCIDEFDKMNDSTRSVLHEVMEQQTLSIAKAGIICQLNARTSILAAANPAESQWNKNKTIVENVQLPHTLMSRFDLIFLVLDPQDEVFDRRLASHLVSLYYQDPTNTQDDEDVMNMSLMRDYIAFAKENIHPTLSDAAQQRLIDAYVDMRRVGTGRGQISAYPRQLESLIRLSEAHARVRLSNVVEIIDVDEASRLHREALKQSATDPASGRIDVGILTTGLGAAARRRRADLVAALKDLIKPYNKPYTITHAKLLQEVNANSQITVSRDQLDEALRDLQDDGHVVIVSHTHLRLC, encoded by the exons atgtcAACTCCTTCAAAGCGACCGTCTTCCCGGGCTTCTTCAGAGGCAGCCACACCATCTCGCAGAACTAGATCGTCGCAACAACTCGTTGTGCCTGAAACACCACAAAGATCTACCGGTACTCCTCAAG ATGGCACTCCTCGTACTCCTCAACGAACGCCTGGCACTCCAATTCGGCAGGCCCCAGGAACATCACCGACAAGACCACTCCCCTCCAGTCCATTTG GAACTGACATAGACATGAGTTCTCCTCTCAACTATGGTACCCCAAGCTCGTTGAGCACCCCTCGGTCGCTGCTGAGGGGGGCAATGACTCCATCCAGGCAAAGGGCTGATTTGAGGGGGCACCAGAGTGGACCTAATGTACCAGCGCCAACTCCTAGCAGGGGG GCAACAACGAATGAGCCAGAACCGTCAAGTGAGCCCCAACTGGTGGTGTGGGGCACCGACGTAGCGATCGCGGAGTGTCGCGAGAAGTTCACGAAGTTCATTCAGAGGTTCATTGAACCCACTGCTGACACCACCGAGCCATTGTATGAGATCAAATTAGATGAg ATCCACACACTAGAAGAGCCATTTTTGGATTTGGATTGTGAACATGTCAAAATATTTGACTCCAAATTGCACAGACAACTTGTGTGTTATCCTCAAgag GTAATCCCAGCATTTGACGCAGCGGTGAACGAATTGTTCTTCGACAAGTATCCAGCAGCAGTGTTAGAGCACCAGATACAAGTGCGACCATTCAACGCTCCACAGCGTAACATGAGAGATCTTAATCCAGAAG ATATCGATCAGCTGGTAACAATATCAGGCATGGTTATCCGCACATCCGGCATAGTCCCGGAGATGCGTGAAGCGTACTTCAAGTGCGCGGTTTGCGGAGCCGCCGCCGCCGGGGAACTGGAGCGAGGCAGGGTGCCGGAACCCGCCCACTGTTCACACTGCAACACCGCTCACAGCTTCCAGCTCATACACAATAGGTCACACTTCAGTGACAAGCAGCTTGTCAAGCTGCAGGAGGCTCCTG ACGATATGCCGGCCGGTCGCACTCCGGCTACCGTGAGCGTGATGGCCCACGGCGCTTTGGTGGAGAAAGTGGGTGCGGGCGAGAGAGTGGCCATCACTGGGGTGttccgcgccgcgccggccaCTGTCAACCCGCGCAGGGCCACTCTGAAGGCGCTGCATCGCACGCACCTAGATGCACTGCATTATAAGAAGACCCACAGTGAACGCTTATTAGAGACTGAGGAAGG AAAAGAACACCAGTTCCCACCAGAACGCATCGAGTTATTCAAGGCACTGTCGTCTCAGCCAGATTGCTATGAGCGACTCGCGCGTGCCATCGCTCCCTCAATTTACGAGAACCTCGATATCAAAAAGGGAGCCCTATTGCAACTACTAGGCGGGACCAAGAAGAACTTTAATGTCGCTGGACGGACGCATTTTAG ATCTGAAATAAACATCCTCCTCTGCGGAGACCCGGGTACTAGTAAATCTCAGCTATTACGTTGGGTGCATGCGCTAGTACCTCGAGCGCAGTACACTTCGGGACGCGGCTCATCGGCGGTGGGGCTCACTGCCTACGTCACCAAGGACCCCGACACGAGGCAACTGGTGCTGCAGAC TGGCGCGTTGGTATTGGCTGACAATGGAATCTGTTGTATTGATGAGTTCGACAAGATGAATGACTCCACTCGCAGTGTTCTCCATGAG GTAATGGAACAACAGACCCTCTCGATTGCCAAAGCGGGTATAATCTGTCAACTCAACGCGCGCACCTCGATACTAGCCGCTGCCAATCCGGCAGAGTCACAGTGGAACAAGAACAAAACTATCGTGGAGAATGTACAACTACCACACACACTCATGTCCAG GTTCGATCTTATATTCTTGGTCTTGGACCCTCAAGACGAAGTGTTCGATCGCCGCCTCGCGTCGCATCTCGTGTCCCTGTATTACCAGGACCCCACCAACACGCAGGACGACGAGGATGTAATG AACATGAGCCTGATGCGCGACTACATCGCGTTTGCAAAAGAAAACATTCACCCGACGCTGTCCGATGCGGCGCAGCAGAGACTCATTGATGCCTATGTTGACATGAG GCGAGTAGGCACTGGGCGAGGTCAAATCTCCGCGTATCCGCGTCAGCTGGAGTCTCTCATCAGATTGTCGGAGGCGCACGCTCGCGTCAGACTGTCTAATGTTGTTGAGATCATTGACGTCGACGAAGCTTCGCG ATTGCACAGAGAAGCTCTCAAGCAATCGGCGACCGATCCGGCATCGGGTCGTATAGACGTGGGCATCCTCACCACCGGCCTGGGCGCTGCGGCCAGGAGGCGCCGGGCCGACCTCGTCGCCGCGCTCAAGGACCTCATCAAGCCCTACAACAAGCCCTATACCATCACTCACGCCAAACTGCTGCAGGAAGTCAACGCCAACTCACAGATC ACGGTGTCACGGGACCAACTCGACGAAGCGTTACGCGACCTTCAGGATGACGGGCACGTCGTGATCGTCAGTCACACTCATCTCAGACTTTGTTAA